The Saccharolobus shibatae B12 genomic interval GAATCTTTGGAAATCCTTTATATCTTTTAGATATACAAATGACATTACAACGTCATCTAGCATATAACCAGCTGATTCTAGAATAGCTTTTATGTTTTCGATAACTCTAATTGTCTGCTCTTCTATATTTTTACCTACTATTTCATTTGTATTAGGATCTACTGGGATTTGTCCAGATACGTAAAGCACGTCTCCAACTTTTACTCCTTGAGAATATGGACCTATTGGCCTAGGAGCCTTATCCGTGAAAACTATTTCCTTCATGTGGATTACTAAATCGAAAATAGTTTAAAGTTTTTCCTTAAATTTCTCCATAACTAGAATATGATGTAGAGCTATTAACAAATCCCTCTCAGTAATTATACCTTTTATGGTATTATCCTTGTTCAGTATAAGCAGCGAGCCTATTCTCTTTACAATCATCTCTGCGGCAGCCCTATTTACTGAAGCTAGCTCATCAATAGTCACTAAGTTTGTGACCATAACGTCCTTCACTGCCTTATTATAGAAGTAATCTGGATCCAATTTATCCACTGCTTTAGCTAACTGCCTAATAGCATTAACTACAGTTATTATTCCCACTACCTTGTTATCATCATTAATGACTGGCAATCTCCTAAATCCCCTTCTTAACATTAATCTAACTGCTTGATCCAATCTCACATCCTTATAAATAGTTCTAACTTTAGTTGACATGAAAACCTTTACGGGAAAGATCTCATCCAGATCCTTATAGAGTAGTAAAAATTCTCTCTCTGTTATTATTCCTACTGGTTTATCATTTATATCAACAACTGGCAATGATCCAAAATTCCTTGTAACCATTATGTTTAATGCAGTAAACTCATCAGTAGTATTGTAAACTGTAACGGGATTAGGGGTCATATAATCTATTACTGGAGTAGTAGAAATACGATAGAGATCACCTTGGCTACAATTATCTTTGCAATACGATTCTACGGTAGATAAGAGGTCTCTAGTGGTTAACAGCCCTTCTATTTTTTCATTTGCTATAATTATTCTACCGATACCTCCCTCATTTATTTTCTTAAACGCTAAACCTAATCTATCCTCCTTAGACAATATTGGTGGATTTCTTATCATTAAAGTCTCTATGTTCACATATATTATCTGTTATTTTACTTTATAAACATGTGTTTACGAAGAATGAGGGGTTTGGGCTTCATTGAATTTTCATGAATTTTTATCTAATCCTCAGCCCTTGGACTTCACCGAAGTCATGGGACATTGTCCCGTTCACTCTTCTCCGTCCCTTTAGCAGGATAACCCCAAACCCACACCCATTCAATTTCATGGATGTGGGGAAACCTATATAGGCGTTAAGACATTGGTAGTCTTCAACCCTTACGAAATGCCTTATGTCCGGTTAAAAACATGTGACGATATTAAGCAAGCTTACCGGATTCTTCCGTCAACACTGTAAGAAAAATAAAGTGATTAAACATGGTTGTCGGTTGAAATTACTATCCTCATGTCAACATTTATAGGGTGTTTATGTTTGTAAGATTAGAATGTTATGTTGATGAAATGGTGTACAAGAAAAATTGTTCGGATAAACTTTTCGGCGAAGAGGAGGGAGCTGTTGATCTAATTCTTATGAGATATGGTATTAAGCCTACCTCAGACTATTACGAATTTGGTTAAAGATAAAGAAAATTATCAATAGGGATAGGAATAATCCTAACTTGGATAAAGAGATAATCGAAATAGCGGAAAAGTACGCGATAAAAAAGGAATTGAATAAAGATGCTCTGATAGATATTGCGAAATATTTCAAAAACAAACAGTAGAAATTTTTCTCAGTAAACTAGGGAGTTATTTCAATTTCTCTCTCGCATCATTTTACCCTGGGATCCAACACTTACGCTTTTACTACTTACTCAACAATTTTTCAAAATTCAATGAGAGTAATCAGCATATCCTTTTTAATGCCAGTAACAAATATATACTTATGAGAATTGTTGAAGATAAGGATGGTGAAAGATTCCTAGAGTTAGAGAGTGAGGAAGATATAGATGAACTATTCAATGCAGTAGTAAAGAGGGCTAAAGAAAAGGTTAAGGCTCGTAAACCCTCTTATGAGGCCCAACCTCCCAAATAAATACGATACAGTTTTTTGAATCAACACTGTAAAGTATCCTTATATCCCCAGTAACTTCTATGGAAAACATGGGATTTCCGTACTTATCTCTTCCTAACTTCTCTCTGGCATATTTCAAAGGATCGCTTTTAAGTAGTTTAATCTTCTCTCTAATCATGTTTAATATCTTAACGTTAGGAAACTCGTTAGAAATGTATTCTACTAATTCATTAAAACTCTTGGCCTTCCTCATGCTAACTCTTATCTTCCACTTCTCACAAACCACAATAAGATAGGAACAAAACAC includes:
- a CDS encoding RidA family protein gives rise to the protein MKEIVFTDKAPRPIGPYSQGVKVGDVLYVSGQIPVDPNTNEIVGKNIEEQTIRVIENIKAILESAGYMLDDVVMSFVYLKDIKDFQRFNEVYSKYFSNNSPARVTIEVSRLPRDALIEISVIAQKG
- a CDS encoding CBS domain-containing protein translates to MNIETLMIRNPPILSKEDRLGLAFKKINEGGIGRIIIANEKIEGLLTTRDLLSTVESYCKDNCSQGDLYRISTTPVIDYMTPNPVTVYNTTDEFTALNIMVTRNFGSLPVVDINDKPVGIITEREFLLLYKDLDEIFPVKVFMSTKVRTIYKDVRLDQAVRLMLRRGFRRLPVINDDNKVVGIITVVNAIRQLAKAVDKLDPDYFYNKAVKDVMVTNLVTIDELASVNRAAAEMIVKRIGSLLILNKDNTIKGIITERDLLIALHHILVMEKFKEKL
- a CDS encoding type II toxin-antitoxin system RelE family toxin, with amino-acid sequence MVCEKWKIRVSMRKAKSFNELVEYISNEFPNVKILNMIREKIKLLKSDPLKYAREKLGRDKYGNPMFSIEVTGDIRILYSVDSKNCIVFIWEVGPHKRVYEP